One part of the Amyelois transitella isolate CPQ chromosome 10, ilAmyTran1.1, whole genome shotgun sequence genome encodes these proteins:
- the LOC106136808 gene encoding eukaryotic translation initiation factor 4E type 2 produces MTERKMCKFYNLNVPDRRSGEGGQGGQVQNHGNNEEDERNSEEYAPPPVPPHEHKLEYSYWMWFSRRPPARELSASTTGYGQALRLVGRVGSVEQWWGLYTHLARPADLPPLSDLHLFKLGIKPMWEDPANVNGGKWVVRLRKAQTGRAWEDLCMAMLGEQFMVGAELCGVVLSVRFQEDHLAVWHRTASDTLAASRVRDALRRILQLPASVPIEYKAHGDCLRASASRSDNNDTDHTRS; encoded by the exons ATGACTGAAAGGAAAATGTGCAAATTCTACAATTTGAACGTGCCTGATCGTCGTTCTGGGGAGGGAGGGCAAGGTGGCCAGGTGCAGAACCATGGCAACAATGAAGAAGATGAGAGGAACTCCGAGGAGTACGCGCCGCCGCCAGTGCCTCCACACGAACACAAACTGGAGTACAGCTATTGGATGTGGTTCTCACGGCGACCCCCCGCCCGCGAGCTGTCTGCCTCCACCACCGGCTATGGCCAG GCGTTACGTCTGGTGGGTCGGGTGGGCAGCGTGGAACAATGGTGGGGGCTGTACACGCATCTTGCGCGGCCCGCGGACCTGCCGCCGCTATCAGACCTGCACCTCTTCAAACTCGGCATCAAGCCGATGTGGGAGGACCCCGCAAACGTTAATGGCGGCAAGTGG GTGGTACGATTGCGTAAGGCGCAGACGGGGCGTGCGTGGGAAGATCTCTGCATGGCGATGCTCGGCGAGCAATTCATGGTGGGCGCCGAGCTCTGCGGCGTGGTGCTCTCTGTGCGTTTTCAG GAGGATCACCTAGCGGTATGGCACCGGACGGCGTCCGACACACTAGCGGCGTCCCGCGTGCGCGACGCCCTCCGCCGCATACTGCAGCTGCCCGCCTCCGTTCCCATTGAATACAAAGCCCATGGAGACTGCCTCAGGGCTTCCGCCTCGCGCTCCGACAACAACGACACAGACCACACCCGCTCCTAG
- the LOC106136806 gene encoding uncharacterized protein LOC106136806, whose protein sequence is MSLSRPILQYPEEKHTQALDAIKNGMSIREASRNHGVPRGTIQDRLHLRVPEGPRKMGPDSVLNKLEEAEIATWLKEIATCGFGMKPDNLLNTVQDMMIEDGRPNPFVNGRPGKKWMNSFFRRNNMFSMRTPEANSKGRAVITEESIIKWFEKLTDYLRENQALDVLEDSKRILNGDETSFMLCPKTGKVIAPRGYKNVYQIVKGKEKEAVTVLAFLSAMGDILPPCVVFPYIRPPKDVINSMPDGWFLSKSDTGWMKADIFFDYISKCLSKWIDENKVKKPVLVFVDGHKTHMTMKLSKYCHENNIILLSINSFPFSTDLNKGRGTQFEKKF, encoded by the coding sequence ATGTCTCTTTCGAGACCCATATTACAATACCCCGAAGAGAAACATACTCAAGCTTTAGACGCTATTAAAAATGGCATGTCTATTAGAGAAGCTAGTAGAAACCATGGGGTTCCTCGAGGCACAATTCAAGATAGACTTCATCTACGAGTTCCTGAAGGGCCTAGAAAAATGGGTCCAGATTCCGTCCTTAACAAATTAGAAGAAGCAGAAATTGCAACGTGGTTGAAAGAGATTGCAACTTGTGGTTTCGGGATGAAACCTGACAACCTTCTTAATACTGTCCAGGATATGATGATAGAAGACGGCAGGCCTAACCCGTTTGTAAATGGAAGACCAGGCAAGAAGTGGATGAATTCTTTTTTCAGACGTAACAATATGTTTTCAATGAGAACACCTGAAGCTAATTCAAAGGGAAGGGCAGTAATAACTGAAGAGAGTATAATAAAGTGGTTTGAGAAACTCACAGATTATCTAAGGGAAAATCAAGCACTCGACGTGTTAGAGGACTccaaaagaattttaaacggTGACGAAACAAGCTTCATGCTATGCCCAAAAACGGGAAAAGTGATAGCGCCCAGaggatataaaaatgtataccaAATAGTAAAGGGCAAAGAAAAGGAAGCAGTCACGGTTTTAGCTTTTCTTTCCGCTATGGGCGATATTTTACCTCCCTGTGTAGTTTTCCCGTACATCAGACCCCCCAAAGATGTTATAAATAGTATGCCTGATGGTTGGTTTCTCAGTAAATCTGACACTGGTTGGATGAAGGCAGATATTTTCTTCGATTATATTTCTAAATGTCTATCCAAGTGGATAGATGAAAACAAAGTGAAAAAACCAGTACTGGTTTTTGTCGACGGTCACAAAACTCACATGACAATGAAGCTGAGTAAATACTGTCATGAAAATAACATCATTTTGTTATCAATAAACTCATTTCCCTTTTCAACTGACTTAAACAAAGGAAGAGGTActcaatttgaaaaaaaattttag
- the LOC106136820 gene encoding cell division cycle protein 16 homolog: MAKAESATNMDCLNIEFMRSLVKQYSELGQWTSAFFWADAAAAAGSGNGQASGDDIWLLASAMLARGELHRAAHAVTTRGLHKRHLLCLGVVMRAFLTAKEPATALSMFDECDPALLEPRNTDQTHNRALAGVLVWQAKALSSLERREAAAEALTSALRADCACYEALDLLLDQHALTSKQELELIESLPISQQLSSAEGILVRMAYYERLQRYVPPSPAAIPPTMDCPMAQEVEAVRARTAEAAACRARRLCGAARWRPALAALPEPWACVAVRAACLVELRKTADLFAFAHTLVDAYPQEWTSWFAVGCYYYLIGKSEFCRRYLSKAKCLEPGAGCVWLLYGHSFARESEHDQAMAAYFKASQLMSGCHLPPLYVGVECSLLNNPSMSAKFLARAAALHHGVDCAEPQAGEAEGSKGRWERVLALVHEPHVAHEAGAAAFAAGDFRAARALLLRALDIARGNKDLDDLDARWAPTLDALGHAARALGRAGEALSWHSRALALRPARAASLAAAALCLALLGRPADAARSAHAALARDPDDVVAHTLLDAILDKLDAAAAVFADEEIPQFPFPEVAVPPAPLTPATPHPRSDHTNTSDMSMSFD; the protein is encoded by the exons ATGGCTAAAGCAGAATCTGCTACTAATATGGATTGTTTAAACATCGAATTTATGCGATCTCTTGTAAAACAGTACTCAGAATTG GGACAGTGGACAAGTGCATTTTTCTGGGCTGATGCTGCAGCTGCAGCCGGTAGCGGCAATGGCCAGGCTAGTGGAGACGATATCTGGCTCTTGGCCAGTGCCATGTTGGCTCGGGGGGAGCTTCATAGAGCTGCACATGCAGTCACTACAAGAGGCCTACACAA GAGGCACTTATTGTGCCTTGGAGTGGTGATGAGAGCGTTCCTGACTGCAAAAGAACCAGCGACTGCCCTTAGCATGTTTGATGAGTGTGATCCAGCATTATTGGAGCCTCGGAACACTGACCAGACAcataat AGAGCGCTTGCAGGGGTATTAGTGTGGCAAGCAAAAGCTCTGTCAAGTTTAGAGAGGAGGGAAGCGGCTGCGGAAGCCCTGACCTCCGCTCTAAGGGCGGACTGCGCTTGCTATGAAGCCCTAGATTTGTTGCTAGATCAACATGCGCTTACTTCAAAACAAG AATTGGAACTAATAGAATCACTGCCGATCAGCCAGCAGCTTAGCTCAGCGGAAGGTATATTAGTTCGGATGGCCTACTACGAGCGGTTGCAGCGGTACGTGCCGCCCTCGCCTGCCGCTATACCGCCCACCATGGATTGTCCA ATGGCGCAAGAAGTAGAAGCGGTCCGAGCCCGCACGGCGGAGGCGGCGGCGTGCCGCGCGCGGCGGCTGTGCGGCGCGGCGCGCTGGCGGCCGGCGCTGGCCGCGCTGCCGGAGCCCTGGGCCTGCGTGGCGGTCCGCGCCGCCTGCCTCGTGGAGCTCAGGAAGACCGCCGACCTGTTCGCCTTCGCCCACACCTTGGTGGACGCCTACCCGCAGGAGTGGACGTCGTGGTTCGCGGTCGGATGTTACTATTATCTGATTG GTAAAAGCGAGTTCTGTCGTCGCTACCTCAGCAAAGCCAAGTGCCTGGAGCCGGGCGCGGGCTGCGTGTGGCTGCTGTACGGCCACAGCTTCGCCCGGGAGAGTGAGCACGACCAGGCAATGGCCGCCTACTTCAAG GCCAGCCAATTGATGAGCGGCTGCCACCTACCCCCTCTCTATGTGGGTGTGGAGTGTTCCCTGCTTAACAACCCCAGCATGAGTGCCAAGTTCCTCGCCAGAGCAGCCGCTTTACATCATGGAGTTGAC TGCGCAGAGCCCCAAGCGGGCGAGGCGGAGGGCTCCAAGGGGCGCTGGGAGCGCGTGCTGGCGCTGGTGCACGAGCCGCACGTGGCGCACGAGGCGGGCGCGGCGGCCTTCGCGGCCGGCGACTTCAGGGCCGCCCGGGCTCTGCTGCTCAGGGCGCTCGACATCGCCAGGGGGAACAAGGATCTGGATGAC CTGGACGCGCGCTGGGCGCCGACGCTGGACGCGCTGGGGCACGCGGCGCGCGCGCTGGGCCGGGCGGGCGAGGCGCTGTCGTGGCACTCGCGCGCGCTGGCGCTGCGGCCGGCGCGCGCGGCGTCGCTGGCGGCGGCCGCGCTGTGCCTGGCGCTGCTGGGCCGGCCGGCCGACGCGGCGCGCTCGGCGCACGCGGCGCTGGCGCGCGACCCCGACGACGTGGTCGCGCACACGCTGCTGGACGCCATTCTGGACAAACTGGACGCTGCCGCCGCTG TGTTCGCGGACGAGGAGATCCCGCAGTTCCCGTTCCCGGAAGTGGCGGTGCCCCCCGCGCCGCTCACCCCCGCCACGCCCCACCCCCGCTCCGACCACACCAACACCTCCGACATGAGCATGAGTTTCGACTGA
- the LOC106136811 gene encoding activin receptor type-2A, translating to MAFLALMMPQKMVLYTLLLVGTALAAVPTEENVPPRPKEGGITTRYCEFFNGSKICDKAGICVPAPPEREECPPTETDKSNHCFVLWQFNNVTNTGEPKFKGCFLDTVSCTDRISSCRLHNIKLPLLHCCCEGDMCNQNVTFPGLQAVLALTEAPPEIIPASALPTAEDDTRAVIIYTLTPLFLLFAVLIACYFLYRRRKGSSFAELANGEPSLSRPPSAGGGMENEGIGLVGQVTLCEVRARGRFGAVWRAKLGQADVAVKVFPLQDKQSWLAEQEIYRLARMEHPDILHYIGVDKKGDNLQAEYWLITSYHEKGSLCDYLKAHTLTWAEAWRIAACVARGLAHLHEEGGEKPAVAHRDFKSKNVLLKADMTACIADFGLALVFVAGRGCGDAHGQVGTRRYMAPEVLDGAINFTKDAFLRIDMYACALVLWEIASRCADAGTEPKTLYRLPLEEEVGSHPSLEEMQEAVVQRKLRPHIPPQWRRHPGLSVLCDTMEECWDHDAEARLSASCVLERVTAQRPSAPPAAPHAAPAAPLAAPAARPRPTADTIPLLINDLVDSQVC from the exons ATGGCATTTCTGGCACTGATGATGCCCCAGAAGATGGTACTCTATACACTCCTGTTAGTTG GAACCGCATTGGCTGCCGTACCAACAGAGGAGAATGTCCCACCTCGACCTAAAGAAGGAGGCATAACCACCCGTTATTGTGAATTCTTCAATGGCTCCAAAATCTGTGACAAAGCTGGTATTTGTGTACCGGCACCTCCAGAGAGAGAAGAGTGTCCGCCCACTGAGACAGATAAGAGCAACCATTGCTTTGTGTTGTGGCAATTCAACAATGTCACTAACACCGGAGAACCAAAGTTTAAAGGGTGCTTCCTTGACACAGTGTCTTGCACAGATCGGATTTCAAGCTGTCGTTTACACAACATTAAGCTGCCTCTCCTCCATTGCTGCTGTGAAGGTGACATGTGTAACCAAAATGTTACTTTCCCTGGCTTACAAGCTGTCCTGGCCCTCACTGAAGCTCCCCCAGAAATAATACCGGCATCAGCCTTACCAACAGCTGAAGATGACACCCGAGCGGTTATCATTTACACATTGACTCCATTATTCCTGCTGTTTGCTGTACTCATTGCGTGTTACTTTTTGTATCGACGTCGCAAAGGCAGCTCATTTGCTGAGCTTGCGAATGGTGAGCCATCATTGTCCAGGCCACCATCTGCTGGGGGAGGGATGGAGAATGAAGGGATTGGCTTGGTAGGTCAAGTGACACTGTGCGAAGTACGAGCGAGGGGCAGATTTGGTGCAGTATGGAGGGCTAAGTTGGGGCAAGCAGATGTTGCAGTGAAAGTGTTTCCGTTGCAAGACAAGCAGTCCTGGCTAGCAGAGCAGGAGATCTACCGACTGGCGAGAATGGAACACCCAGATATACTTCATTACATTGGTGTCGACAAGAAAGGCGATAATCTACAAGCTGAATATTGGCTCATAACTTCCTATCATGAGAAG GGCTCACTATGCGACTACCTCAAAGCCCACACTCTAACGTGGGCTGAGGCATGGCGTATAGCCGCCTGCGTCGCCCGGGGTCTAGCTCACCTACATGAAGAGGGAGGGGAGAAGCCAGCAGTGGCTCATCGCGACTTCAAATCGAAGAATGTCCTACTCAAAGCGGACATGACAGCTTGTATAGCTGATTTCGGATTAGCTCTGGTCTTCGTGGCCGGTCGAGGCTGTGGGGATGCTCACGGACAAGTCGGAACAAGGCGGTACATGGCTCCGGAGGTGTTGGATGGAGCGATCAATTTCACAAAGGATGCATTCTTAAGGATAGATATGTACGCGTGCGCTCTGGTGTTGTGGGAAATCGCTTCTAG GTGCGCGGACGCAGGTACGGAGCCAAAAACGTTATACCGTCTGCCCTTGGAAGAGGAAGTGGGTTCTCATCCCAGCCTGGAAGAGATGCAGGAGGCTGTTGTCCAAAGGAAACTGCGCCCTCACATCCCACCGCAGTGGCGCCGTCATCcg GGTCTGTCCGTTCTTTGCGACACGATGGAGGAGTGCTGGGACCACGACGCCGAGGCGCGCCTGTCGGCGTCGTGCGTCCTCGAGCGCGTGACGGCGCAGCGCCCCTCCGCTCCCCCCGCCGCCCCCcacgccgcgcccgccgcccccctcgccgcgcccgccgcccgccCGCGTCCCACCGCTGACACCATCCCGCTGCTCATCAACGATTTGGTGGACAGCCAAGTATGCTGA
- the LOC106136774 gene encoding uncharacterized protein LOC106136774, with protein sequence MSFFYLSPVKGNLPVHILEEITTSRLQYLQELLKREIVEYNQYTVEGSIYDNVGHFMLCIAAILNKSIGLTQFLLNGEVELFKRRLGSLTAYDFRCFVKKLLRNIKKYEMAPLFIHPLQCLCQHLMLKDMAQHICNSNHLNECSHYHIKLNFKHCLNFIAKRQVELKEGLVLLPCGKWRQYLVLLFSMNLKYRLSNTDLTPLRSDPRINELLFKIRRETQCFQNGSNAINKLRSIEVDSASAFFPPCMLNLHKYLRNKHRLSHTQRFYYSLFLKDIGLSVDEAVNFWSAEYRQNPNGKHTCCHSWDKDEKKYLYGIRHMYGLEGARKNYTSQNCTRIQSMDISCSEGGCPFKSFDAENMMKILNLRREDVLLSQINELKAKGMYTSACILFLEKKCDIICDNNLSFNFSPVKFYQKSTKKM encoded by the coding sequence ATGTCGTTCTTCTATTTATCTCCAGTAAAAGGTAACTTGCCGGTGCATATATTGGAAGAAATTACTACAAGCAGACTGCAATATTTGCAAGAACTTTTAAAGAGAGAAATTGTTGAATACAATCAATATACCGTGGAAGGAAGTATCTATGATAATGTTGGTCACTTTATGCTGTGTATCGCAGCTATCCTCAACAAAAGTATAGGTCTGacacaatttttattgaatggCGAGGTGGAACTATTCAAACGACGATTGGGGTCACTCACTGCCTATGATTTTagatgttttgtaaaaaaattattgaggaacataaaaaagtatgaaatGGCTCCATTATTTATACACCCTTTGCAATGTTTATGTCAACATTTGATGCTCAAAGATATGGCACAGCATATTTGCAACTCAAATCATTTAAATGAATGTTCACATTAtcatataaaattgaatttcaagCACTGTCTAAATTTCATTGCCAAAAGGCAGGTTGAACTAAAAGAAGGGTTAGTTTTATTGCCTTGTGGCAAATGGAGACAATATTTAGTCTTGTTATTCTCaatgaatttgaaatatagaCTAAGCAATACAGACTTAACACCACTCAGGAGTGACCCTAGGatcaatgaattattatttaaaataagaagagAAACACAATGCTTTCAAAATGGTAgtaatgcaataaataaattaagaagcATAGAGGTGGATTCAGCTTCTGCATTTTTTCCACCTTGTATGTTAAACTTACACAAATacttacgtaataaacataggCTATCTCACACTCAGCGATTCTATTATAGTTTGTTCCTAAAGGATATTGGCTTGAGTGTGGATGAAGCTGTGAATTTTTGGAGTGCAGAATACCGACAAAATCCAAACGGAAAACATACATGTTGTCACAGTTGGGATAAAGACGAGAAAAAATACCTGTATGGTATTAGACATATGTATGGCCTGGAAGGAGCTAGGAAGAATTACACATCACAAAACTGTACTCGCATACAGAGCATGGATATTTCTTGTTCAGAGGGTGGCTGTCCGTTTAAATCTTTTGATGCAGAAAATATGATGAAAATACTGAACCTTAGAAGAGAAGATGTTCTTCTGTCACAAATAAATGAACTGAAAGCCAAAGGCATGTACACCTCAGCATGTATTTTGTTCCTGGAGAAAAAATGTGATATTATCTGTGATAACAATttgagttttaatttttcccCTGTGAAATTCTACCAAAagtctacaaaaaaaatgtaa